From the Montipora capricornis isolate CH-2021 chromosome 2, ASM3666992v2, whole genome shotgun sequence genome, one window contains:
- the LOC138038551 gene encoding uncharacterized protein: MGKMVDKQLQIIDEAQQKAENFLKKKIKLDILPEKGWESEDMFVPPGYHLDTEISDEGGSPKEAEPPAYNYPAGLGNVLMNGCYGTGYKPGDPCYVAKWTLDACLNMIDGAAFMGVGFDGRGEYSPESRKMSIVQRSCAGKSTYDDFDVPDTMNVHGIYDTKATMMTFESRSEFQSYEQQEAGVSGSYFGFYAGAKTAWGESSSSASQKYMAQLSVDINRYEVFLDEVKPQDVSLSFLREFMELPTSYFAAGGPLKYQNFIQRWGTHYIKSSKFGGQLQIRKFMDATDVSSKKEFAVEMEMEFKSLFASVGAKASAESGESSRRQSKTTSTTVIALGGSHEVASILSDAYSPSFKNAFKDWLASIPQYPKPFLFQVSPLTDLLNFKMRDLFPDEKVHWGCEGHAAGLTTETNANGDKVTFFEAVNENGTKIKHYCLFESRKGLEEAIKRRRISLKRAIEVYMEEGPTSISDFSIPECKKEKPSGQKPNLPTEEENNKRSEKPMPTWQSITSGHKEFRVIFDMKKDLTGIEDYTIPRNMNRLMRFVDGKWQTGEGDGTFHLYNAFNNGRSGEVKKRKISVLGLVLSYNEDSGGLDLLTDDIKYSKKFFPNLPKTLTGRTLAKLVLENGDPASKQASKRQSESTLTQPCNVEFSNALRFDPTDTNGKCLHFTAATEGSIFVVFSTLPKDSSSWYYTEITPQRVAIYKGRELQTSTVNPNARGLGDANLLQSYFVCITETDSSTLIEYGKTLGTTESGDIYLNRLDTEQHLNVRFYAFGNGDKKVDIIDAHIVSRDLTTAICKGDTYMDYETMLCTQRCHEDCDPLHGCNTKTPGNPLPSECNQCRVAADLGTDTYTCLPECKEPNFISSGYCVGKEATFDLEPGVRNEGEKILSVSEIPHLASFSLCLWLRFLNKHGGSGNWDMVRYYTSGSRVDGFGLKWVYHADEMHLSVQLVALTKGWHKVYEVQDRVSSANYLDDLAWHHYCLTFSGESGLISQYADGKKVKSETGIPMEIEGGGALRIGYRMESHRYQMSGLNLWDKVLPPEEISDMATSCVKGMGNVKNWYHFSDAAKAMASMNVITPSVCRAPVQHVTETEIEEASTGG, encoded by the exons ATGGGAAAAATGGTGGATAAACAATTACAGATCATCGATGAAGCCCAGCAAAAAGCCGAAAACTTTCTCAAGAAAAAG ATCAAGTTAGATATCCTTCCAGAGAAAGGTTGGGAATCAGAGGACATGTTCGTTCCGCCCGGCTATCATTTGGATACCGAAATAAGCGATGAAGGTGGCTCCCCGAAAGAAGCCGAACCACCAGCTTATAATTACCCAGCAGGGCTCGGGAACGTGTTGATGAACGGCTGCTATGGGACTGGGTACAAGCCGGGGGATCCCTGCTACGTGGCCAAGTGGACTTTGGACGCTTGTTTG AATATGATTGACGGCGCAGCTTTCATGGGCGTCGGTTTTGATGGACGCGGTGAATACAGTCCCGAATCAAGAAAAATGAGCATCGTACAACGTAGTTGCGCAGGAAAATCAAC ATACGATGACTTCGATGTCCCTGATACGATGAATGTTCATGGCATTTACGACACCAAAGCAACAATGATGACCTTCGAAAGTCGTTCTGAGTTTCAGTCTTACGAACAACAAGAGGCAGGCGTTTCGGGTTCCTACTTTGGTTTCTACGCTGGTGCGAAAACGGCCTGGGGCGAGTCTTCATCAAGTGCAAGTCAAAAATATATGGCTCAGTTGAGTGTGGACATCAACAG ATACGAGGTATTTTTGGACGAAGTCAAACCTCAGGACGTGAGTTTGTCTTTTCTTAGAGAGTTTATGGAGCTGCCCACTTCTTATTTTGCTGCAGGAGGGCCACTGAAATATC AGAATTTTATCCAGAGATGGGGAACTCATTACATCAAATCTTCCAAATTTGGAGGTCAGCTTCAAATTCGCAAATTCATGGATGCAACAGACGTTTCGAGTAAGAAAGAATTTGCCGTGGAAATGGAGATGGAATTTAAGTCTCTCTTTGCTAGCGTAGGCGCAAAAGCAAGTGCAGAAAGCGGGGAATCTTCAAGGCGTCAAAGCAAAACAACGTCCACGACAGTGATAGCATTAGGAGGGAGCCATGAGGTAGCATCCATCTTGTCAGACGCCTACTCGCCATCATTTAAGAACGCGTTTAAGGATTGGCTTGCTTCGATCCCACAGTACCCCAAACCCTTTCTTTTCCAAGTCAGCCCTCTTACGGATTtgttaaatttcaaaatgcgAGACCTATTCCCTGATGAAAAAGTCCACTGGGGTTGCGAAGGCCACGCCGCCGGCTTGACAACGGAAACCAACGCAAATGGCGATAAGGTGACCTTTTTTGAAGCCGTTAACGAGAATGGAACGAAAATCAAACATTACTGTTTGTTTGAAAGCAGAAAGGGATTGGAAGAGGCCATCAAAAGAAGACGAATAAGTTTGAAGAGAGCTATTGAAGTTTACATGGAAGAG GGCCCGACATCAATATCGGACTTCTCCATACCAGAGTGCAAAAAGGAAAAGCCATCCGGCCAAAAGCCAAACTTACCCACCGAAGAAGAGAATAATAAACGATCCGAGAAACCTATGCCAACATGGCAGAGTATTACCAGTGGACACAAAGAATTTCGAGTAATTTTTGACATGAAAAAGGACCTGACTGGCATTGAAGACTACACGATTCCTCGAAATATGAATCGCCTAATGCGTTTCGTTGATGGGAAATGGCAAACTGGTGAGGGGGACGGCACATTTCATTTGTATAACGCTTTCAACAATGGAAGAAGCGGTGAAGTCAAGAAACGAAAGATATCAGTCCTCGGTCTGGTTCTTTCGTATAACGAAGATTCTGGTGGCTTGGATCTGTTGACCGATGACATCAAATACTCCAAGAAGTTCTTCCCAAATCTTCCGAAAACTTTAACAGGACGTACGCTCGCCAAACTTGTTTTAGAGAATGGCGATCCTGCTTCGAAACAGGCAAGCAAAAGGCAGAGTGAGTCGACCTTGACGCAACCCTGCAATGTGGAATTTTCTAACGCTCTCCGCTTTGATCCTACTGACACCAACGGGAAATGCCTTCATTTTACTGCGGCAACTGAGGGAAGCATATTCGTGGTCTTCTCAACTTTACCCAAAGATAGCTCCTCCTGGTATTACACTGAAATTACACCGCAGAGAGTAGCGATTTATAAG GGACGAGAATTACAAACCTCAACAGTTAATCCAAACGCCCGAGGTCTGGGTGACGCAAATTTGCTCCAGTCATACTTCGTTTGCATCACCGAGACAGATTCCAGCACTTTGATTGAATACGGAAAAACACTGGGAACGACAGAGAGTGGCGACATTTACTTGAACAGGTTGGACACCGAACAACATCTGAACGTGCGCTTTTATGCCTTTGGCAACGGCGACAAAAAAGTTGACATCATTGATGCTCATATTGTGTCACGTGACTTGACCACGGCGATCTGCAAAGGAGACACCTATATGGACTACGAAACGATGCTGTGTACACAAAGGTGTCACGAAGATTGTGATCCACTCCATG GATGCAATACGAAGACTCCTGGAAATCCGCTGCCTTCTGAATGTAACCAATGTCGTGTTGCCGCGGACCTTGGCACAGATACGTATACATGCCTGCCAGAATGCAAGGAACCAAACTTCATCTCGAGTGGGTATTGCGTTGGTAAAGAAG caacGTTTGATTTGGAGCCTGGCGTGAGAAATGAAGGCGAGAAAATACTTTCTGTCAGTGAAATTCCACATCTTGCATCCTTCTCTTTGTGTTTATGGCTCCGTTTCTTGAACAAGCATGGAGGATCAGGGAACTGGGACATGGTGCGATACTATACATCAGGTAGCAGGGTAGATGGATTTGGTCTGAAGTGGGTTTATCACGCTGATGAGATGCATCTGTCGGTACAACTGGTAGCGTTGACTAAAGGATGGCACAAGGTATACGAGGTACAGGACAG AGTATCTTCTGCAAATTATTTGGATGACTTGGCGTGGCACCACTATTGCCTCACGTTCTCTGGTGAAAGCGGCCTGATCTCGCAGTACGCAGACGGAAAGAAAGTCAAATCGGAGACTGGCATTCCCATGGAAATTGAAGGAGGAGGAGCGTTGAGGATTGGCTACAGAATGGAATCACATAGGTACCAAATGAGTGGGTTGAACCTTTGGGACAAAGTTCTCCCTCCTGAAGAAATAAGCGATATGGCGACTTCATGTGTCAAGGGAATGGGGAATGTCAAGAACTGGTATCACTTCTCCGACGCTGCAAAAGCCATGGCTTCCATGAATGTAATCACCCCGTCGGTGTGCCGCGCCCCAGTACAACACGTCACAGAAACGGAAATCGAAGAAGCTTCAACTGGGGGATGA